In Labrus mixtus chromosome 13, fLabMix1.1, whole genome shotgun sequence, a single genomic region encodes these proteins:
- the lrrfip1a gene encoding leucine-rich repeat flightless-interacting protein 1 isoform X17 gives MGTQGTGRKRSTKKERSTAEDDALNLIAREAEARLAAKRAARAEAREIRMKELERQQKELSDEDERMSVGSRGSVRVEDRDYLEKGSRAASALTAGTLTSLGGSSSRRGSGETAVTVDAETSLREIKDTLAEVEEKYRKAMVSNAQLDNEKNNLMYQVDTLKDSLMELEELLSESRRGYDEKVKDFEREKHAHSVLQFQFSEMKETLKQSEELLNKHGIVLGPDLNINGDIGETQVDGSPSEDPSSPSAQDSQAPAEGNSMLGNTKATQLRTRGDEDVDLEQHQDMFEEVKVNPLGSDTVCNTAEESACSKIGNVDIKVKESKTAVGGDMAKTSNQVTDNTQDKQKKKKKKNVEECNLTNTESCPQQKVTQDVTKENCPDESIPALPNSEPQQEQDDTKKVDNDEEEEMPSQAQGAVASGKKKKKKRKGKKKVGNNEDNNQPKEKGKTEKGMQPATKDNGTINARFCCWPVTETLKELKGNQVKNKQDKQKQKDVAGGVQVVKPVEVVHSNDISKESQMDPVTDEHCKEQTLETEKLKEIEALASCGSIEAPQGFRDRVSDEKNEQHSLETETTKTVQVTATTETFPQADTLMETEAESVKESETDPEKESETDPEKESETDPEKESETDPEKNEQGEEQKLEEKMEEIRSRTSPVPESNLSTPDTREISSDAEITEDDAKDCTSSVENSEMLNVTETENIEEVKEINTGETIEARADHDTDEKNKDQNLDSEMVNPVEAVAPIETFSHEEYPSKESRRDSIKDEDDMEQALETSEVEEESTFNPGSETSFSTSDLEDSINAESIEYPAKRCTSSEGNSDIEISTNSSVIHTESEAVDSAASEVGSINEIKSETNDEENSEGDAHVPDHSDAAPDESESTNSPDSGSMVYSTSTDGLYDGQQSLSESEQPSELLSETADMDSCSDSTPIDISERDSEDETQTVVEYEGPETEGESPPPTLDAGHSELVPDRTEEEELNGDLREAEGLVEPDSSPNDKINDASDTEKSPLEAVVQSEGLDEEQNKTSEFAELTDESHAELSSATEEINTIDMLDSPDSPKEGTEISSSIKQDHNTEESVVEEDPERTDIDDDQQSETHFCPLMEQQHEPLKDKSEDYQRSEVSSELTLLDSDDEGDVDEEGQSFDFDELEMEDAVAMNLPENPKQIAIVEGVEILSKESHKGSLDLSQSNIDLMENTDPGEGGHRVDKRHEESDAVSQDTQNSWVHGDASSENLVEEQVNILEEVGVTEEPRRVTEKGKVLKVGVVSEKLNQAMSLPLEEGLDAVQHELKEDDSVSLKSWDLVSSNTESVQTGRNSRKGSKKGKGKGKEDCKMS, from the exons GTGGAGGACAGAGATTATCTGGAGAAG GGATCTCGAGCAGCTTCTGCCTTAACTGCAGGGACCCTCACCTCATTAGGCGGATCGTCCTCGCGGAGAGGCAGCGGGGAGACGGCCGTTACTGTCGATGCAGAGACGTCTTTACGAGAAATCAAG GACACGTTAGCAGAAGTGGAGGAGAAGTACCGTAAGGCTATGGTATCTAATGCCCAGCTGGATAATGAGAAAAACAACCTGATGTACCAGGTGGACACGCTCAAGGACTCACTCATGGAGCTCGAGGAACTGCTTTCAGAGTCACGCCGGGGATATGATGAAAAAGTCAAG GACTTTGAGCGAGAGAAACATGCCCACTCTGTGCTTCAGTTCCAGTTCAGTGAAATGAAAGAGACCCTAAAACAGAGTGAAGAGTTGCTAAAC AAACATGGAATAGTATTGGGACCTGATCTAAACATAAATGGTGACATCGGTGAGACACAAGTCGATGGCTCCCCCAGTGAAGATCCCTCTTCCCCATCGGCTCAGGATTCACAGGCACCGGCGGAGGGGAACAGCATGCTCG GCAACACAAAGGCGACTCAGTTGAGAACTAGAGGAGATGAAGATGTGGATCTGGAGCAGCATCAAGACATGTTTGAAGAAGTGAAAGTGAATCCTTTGGGCTCCGATACAGTCTGTAATACTGCTGAAGAAAGTGCCTGCAGCAAGATAGGAAATGTTGACATAAAAGTCAAAGAATCTAAAACAGCAGTGGGTGGAGATATGGCAAAGACAAGTAACCAAGTGACAGACAACACTCAagataagcaaaaaaaaaaaaaaaaaaaaaatgttgaggaATGCAATTTGACTAATACAGAATCGTGTCCTCAGCAAAAAGTCACACAAgatgttacaaaagaaaattgTCCCGATGAGTCCATCCCAGCTCTACCAAACTCTGAACCTCAACAAGAGCAGGATGACACCAAGAAGGTCGataatgatgaagaagaggaaatgcCAAGTCAGGCTCAGGGCGCTGTTGCttcaggaaagaaaaagaagaagaagaggaaaggcaaaaaaaaagttggaaacaATGAGGATAACAACCAACCAAAAGAAAAgggcaaaacagaaaaaggaatgCAACCGGCTACAAAAGATAATGGAACAATCAATGCCAGGTTCTGCTGTTGGCCCGTCACTGAAACCCTCAAGGAGTTAAAGGGGAATCAAGTGAAGAATAAGCAGGACaagcaaaaacagaaagatgTAGCTGGAGGAGTACAAGTGGTAAAACCCGTTGAAGTCGTACACAGTaatgacatttcaaaagaaTCCCAAATGGATCCAGTTACAGATGAACACTGCAAGGAACAAACTTTGGAAACAGAGAAGTTGAAAGAAATCGAAGCATTGGCGTCTTGTGGATCCATTGAAGCCCCACAGGGTTTTAGAGATCGTGTTAGTGATGAAAagaatgagcaacacagcttGGAAACTGAAACGACAAAAACAGTACAGGTTACAGCAACCACTGAGACCTTTCCTCAAGCTGATACTCTTATGGAAACTGAAGCAGAATCCGTAAAGGAATCTGAAACAGACCCGGAAAAGGAATCTGAAACAGACCCGGAAAAGGAATCTGAAACAGACCCGGAAAAGGAATCTGAAACAGATCCCGAGAAGAATGAGCAAGGTGAGGAACAGAAATTGGAAGAGAAGATGGAAGAAATTAGATCTAGAACAAGCCCTGTTCCAGAAAGCAATCTCAGTACTCCTGATACAAGGGAAATCTCCAGTGATGCTGAAATCACTGAGGATGATGCCAAGGATTGTACTTCCAGTGTAGAAAACAGTGAAATGCTAAATGttacagaaacagagaacataGAAGAAGTGAAAGAAATTAATACTGGTGAAACCATTGAAGCTAGAGCAGATCATGATACAGATGAAAAGAACAAGGATCAAAATTTGGACTCTGAAATGGTAAACCCAGTAGAGGCAGTGGCACCCATTGAAACCTTCTCTCATGAAGAATATCCATCTAAGGAATCCAGAAGAGATTCAATCAAGGATGAAGATGACATGGAACAAGCTTTGGAAACATCCgaagtagaagaagaatctACATTTAATCCGGGGTCAGAAACCAGTTTCAGTACGTCTGATCTTGAAGACTCCATAAACGCAGAGAGCATTGAGTATCCTGCCAAGAGGTGTACTTCAAGTGAAGGCAACAGTGATATAGAGATCTCCACTAACAGCAGCGTCATCCACACCGAGTCCGAAGCTGTTGACAGTGCAGCGAGTGAAGTGGGTTCTATCAATGAAATCAAATCTGAAACAAACGATGAGGAAAACAGTGAAGGTGACGCCCATGTCCCAGACCACAGTGACGCTGCTCCTGATGAATCTGAATCCACCAACAGTCCTGATAGTGGTTCCATGGTGTACTCGACCTCCACCGATGGCCTTTACGATGGTCAACAAAGCTTGTCTGAGTCAGAGCAGCCTTCAGAGCTGCTATCAGAGACTGCAGACATGGACTCGTGCAGTGACAGCACTCCCATCGATATTTCTGAAAGAGATTCTGAGGATGAAACTCAGACAGTCGTGGAGTACGAGGGGCCAGAGACTGAAGGAGAATCTCCTCCTCCCACTCTTGATGCTGGTCATTCAGAGCTAGTACCAGAcaggacagaagaggaggagctgaatgGAGACTTACGAGAAGCTGAGGGTTTAGTTGAACCAGACAGCTCTCCAAATGACAAAATCAATGATGCATCAGACACTGAAAAGAGTCCTTTGGAAGCTGTAGTTCAGTCCGAAGGTTTAGatgaagaacaaaacaagacGTCAGAGTTTGCAGAGCTGACTGATGAATCACACGCTGAACTGTCTTCTGCAACAGAAGAGATCAACACGATTGACATGTTGGATTCACCAGATTCTCCAAAAGAAGGTACTGAAATCAGTTCCTCTATCAAACAGGACCACAATACCGAAGAGTCCGTCGTTGAAGAAGATCCAGAACGTACAGACATTGATGACGATCAACAAAGTGAGACGCACTTCTGCCCTCTGATGGAGCAACAGCATGAACCCCTGAAAGACAAGTCTGAGGATTATCAGAGGTCCGAGGTATCATCTGAACTCACACTGCTGGACAGTGATGACGAGGGTGATGTAGACGAAGAAGGACAGTCTTTTGATTTTGATGAATTAGAGATGGAAGACGCCGTCGCAATGAATCTGCCGGAAAATCCCAAACAGATAGCAATAGTAGAGGGTGTTGAAATCTTGTCAAAGGAAAGCCACAAGGGAAGTTTAGATCTGTCCCAAAGCAATATTGATTTAATGGAAAATACTGATCCAGGTGAGGGAGGTCACCGAGTAGATAAGCGACATGAAGAGTCGGACGCTGTAAGCCAAGACACCCAAAACTCTTGGGTTCACGGGGATGCTTCCTCTGAAAATCTGGTAGAGGAGCAGGTGAACATTCTGGAAGAAGTAGGCGTAACAGAGGAGCCCAGGCGTGTTACAGAGAAAGGAAAGGTATTAAAAGTTGGCGTTGTTTCAGAGAAACTTAACCAGGCCATGTCTCTACCTTTAGAGGAAGGATTAGATGCTGTTCAGCATGAGTTAAAGGAAGACGATTCAGTTTCACTCAAGAGTTGGGACCTAGTGTCCAGCAACACAGAGTCAGTGCAGACAGGCAGAAATTCAAGGAAGGGCAGCAAGAAAGGCAAAGGCAAGGGCAAAGAGGACTGTAAGATGTCATAG
- the lrrfip1a gene encoding leucine-rich repeat flightless-interacting protein 1 isoform X12, whose protein sequence is MGTQGTGRKRSTKKERSTAEDDALNLIAREAEARLAAKRAARAEAREIRMKELERQQKEIFQVQKKYYGLNTKVDDRSDSKWGDIEQWMEESERYSRSSVTQTLSDEDERMSVGSRGSVRVEDRDYLEKGSRAASALTAGTLTSLGGSSSRRGSGETAVTVDAETSLREIKEIHELKDQIQDVETKYTQNLKEVKDTLAEVEEKYRKAMVSNAQLDNEKNNLMYQVDTLKDSLMELEELLSESRRGYDEKVKDFEREKHAHSVLQFQFSEMKETLKQSEELLNEIRQLRMKQEGFVREISDLQETVEWKDKKIGALERQKEYTDAIRIERDELREEVVTLKDILKKHGIVLGPDLNINGDIGETQVDGSPSEDPSSPSAQDSQAPAEGNSMLGNTKATQLRTRGDEDVDLEQHQDMFEEVKVNPLGSDTVCNTAEESACSKIGNVDIKVKESKTAVGGDMAKTSNQVTDNTQDKQKKKKKKNVEECNLTNTESCPQQKVTQDVTKENCPDESIPALPNSEPQQEQDDTKKVDNDEEEEMPSQAQGAVASGKKKKKKRKGKKKVGNNEDNNQPKEKGKTEKGMQPATKDNGTINARFCCWPVTETLKELKGNQVKNKQDKQKQKDVAGGVQVVKPVEVVHSNDISKESQMDPVTDEHCKEQTLETEKLKEIEALASCGSIEAPQGFRDRVSDEKNEQHSLETETTKTVQVTATTETFPQADTLMETEAESVKESETDPEKESETDPEKESETDPEKESETDPEKNEQGEEQKLEEKMEEIRSRTSPVPESNLSTPDTREISSDAEITEDDAKDCTSSVENSEMLNVTETENIEEVKEINTGETIEARADHDTDEKNKDQNLDSEMVNPVEAVAPIETFSHEEYPSKESRRDSIKDEDDMEQALETSEVEEESTFNPGSETSFSTSDLEDSINAESIEYPAKRCTSSEGNSDIEISTNSSVIHTESEAVDSAASEVGSINEIKSETNDEENSEGDAHVPDHSDAAPDESESTNSPDSGSMVYSTSTDGLYDGQQSLSESEQPSELLSETADMDSCSDSTPIDISERDSEDETQTVVEYEGPETEGESPPPTLDAGHSELVPDRTEEEELNGDLREAEGLVEPDSSPNDKINDASDTEKSPLEAVVQSEGLDEEQNKTSEFAELTDESHAELSSATEEINTIDMLDSPDSPKEGTEISSSIKQDHNTEESVVEEDPERTDIDDDQQSETHFCPLMEQQHEPLKDKSEDYQRSEVSSELTLLDSDDEGDVDEEGQSFDFDELEMEDAVAMNLPENPKQIAIVEGVEILSKESHKGSLDLSQSNIDLMENTDPGEGGHRVDKRHEESDAVSQDTQNSWVHGDASSENLVEEQVNILEEVGVTEEPRRVTEKGKVLKVGVVSEKLNQAMSLPLEEGLDAVQHELKEDDSVSLKSWDLVSSNTESVQTGRNSRKGSKKGKGKGKEDCKMS, encoded by the exons GTGGAGGACAGAGATTATCTGGAGAAG GGATCTCGAGCAGCTTCTGCCTTAACTGCAGGGACCCTCACCTCATTAGGCGGATCGTCCTCGCGGAGAGGCAGCGGGGAGACGGCCGTTACTGTCGATGCAGAGACGTCTTTACGAGAAATCAAG GAGATTCATGAACTGAAGGATCAGATACAGGATGTGGAAACCAAGTACACGCAGAACCTTAAAGAAGTCAAG GACACGTTAGCAGAAGTGGAGGAGAAGTACCGTAAGGCTATGGTATCTAATGCCCAGCTGGATAATGAGAAAAACAACCTGATGTACCAGGTGGACACGCTCAAGGACTCACTCATGGAGCTCGAGGAACTGCTTTCAGAGTCACGCCGGGGATATGATGAAAAAGTCAAG GACTTTGAGCGAGAGAAACATGCCCACTCTGTGCTTCAGTTCCAGTTCAGTGAAATGAAAGAGACCCTAAAACAGAGTGAAGAGTTGCTAAAC GAGATCCGTCAGCTGCGTATGAAACAGGAGGGTTTTGTTAGAGAAATATCTGACCTGCAGGAGACCGTGGAATGGAAGGATAAAAAAATTGGG GCCTTAGAGCGACAGAAAGAGTACACAGATGCAATCCGCATCGAGCGAGATGAGCTCAGAGAAGAGGTGGTCACGctgaaagacattttaaag AAACATGGAATAGTATTGGGACCTGATCTAAACATAAATGGTGACATCGGTGAGACACAAGTCGATGGCTCCCCCAGTGAAGATCCCTCTTCCCCATCGGCTCAGGATTCACAGGCACCGGCGGAGGGGAACAGCATGCTCG GCAACACAAAGGCGACTCAGTTGAGAACTAGAGGAGATGAAGATGTGGATCTGGAGCAGCATCAAGACATGTTTGAAGAAGTGAAAGTGAATCCTTTGGGCTCCGATACAGTCTGTAATACTGCTGAAGAAAGTGCCTGCAGCAAGATAGGAAATGTTGACATAAAAGTCAAAGAATCTAAAACAGCAGTGGGTGGAGATATGGCAAAGACAAGTAACCAAGTGACAGACAACACTCAagataagcaaaaaaaaaaaaaaaaaaaaaatgttgaggaATGCAATTTGACTAATACAGAATCGTGTCCTCAGCAAAAAGTCACACAAgatgttacaaaagaaaattgTCCCGATGAGTCCATCCCAGCTCTACCAAACTCTGAACCTCAACAAGAGCAGGATGACACCAAGAAGGTCGataatgatgaagaagaggaaatgcCAAGTCAGGCTCAGGGCGCTGTTGCttcaggaaagaaaaagaagaagaagaggaaaggcaaaaaaaaagttggaaacaATGAGGATAACAACCAACCAAAAGAAAAgggcaaaacagaaaaaggaatgCAACCGGCTACAAAAGATAATGGAACAATCAATGCCAGGTTCTGCTGTTGGCCCGTCACTGAAACCCTCAAGGAGTTAAAGGGGAATCAAGTGAAGAATAAGCAGGACaagcaaaaacagaaagatgTAGCTGGAGGAGTACAAGTGGTAAAACCCGTTGAAGTCGTACACAGTaatgacatttcaaaagaaTCCCAAATGGATCCAGTTACAGATGAACACTGCAAGGAACAAACTTTGGAAACAGAGAAGTTGAAAGAAATCGAAGCATTGGCGTCTTGTGGATCCATTGAAGCCCCACAGGGTTTTAGAGATCGTGTTAGTGATGAAAagaatgagcaacacagcttGGAAACTGAAACGACAAAAACAGTACAGGTTACAGCAACCACTGAGACCTTTCCTCAAGCTGATACTCTTATGGAAACTGAAGCAGAATCCGTAAAGGAATCTGAAACAGACCCGGAAAAGGAATCTGAAACAGACCCGGAAAAGGAATCTGAAACAGACCCGGAAAAGGAATCTGAAACAGATCCCGAGAAGAATGAGCAAGGTGAGGAACAGAAATTGGAAGAGAAGATGGAAGAAATTAGATCTAGAACAAGCCCTGTTCCAGAAAGCAATCTCAGTACTCCTGATACAAGGGAAATCTCCAGTGATGCTGAAATCACTGAGGATGATGCCAAGGATTGTACTTCCAGTGTAGAAAACAGTGAAATGCTAAATGttacagaaacagagaacataGAAGAAGTGAAAGAAATTAATACTGGTGAAACCATTGAAGCTAGAGCAGATCATGATACAGATGAAAAGAACAAGGATCAAAATTTGGACTCTGAAATGGTAAACCCAGTAGAGGCAGTGGCACCCATTGAAACCTTCTCTCATGAAGAATATCCATCTAAGGAATCCAGAAGAGATTCAATCAAGGATGAAGATGACATGGAACAAGCTTTGGAAACATCCgaagtagaagaagaatctACATTTAATCCGGGGTCAGAAACCAGTTTCAGTACGTCTGATCTTGAAGACTCCATAAACGCAGAGAGCATTGAGTATCCTGCCAAGAGGTGTACTTCAAGTGAAGGCAACAGTGATATAGAGATCTCCACTAACAGCAGCGTCATCCACACCGAGTCCGAAGCTGTTGACAGTGCAGCGAGTGAAGTGGGTTCTATCAATGAAATCAAATCTGAAACAAACGATGAGGAAAACAGTGAAGGTGACGCCCATGTCCCAGACCACAGTGACGCTGCTCCTGATGAATCTGAATCCACCAACAGTCCTGATAGTGGTTCCATGGTGTACTCGACCTCCACCGATGGCCTTTACGATGGTCAACAAAGCTTGTCTGAGTCAGAGCAGCCTTCAGAGCTGCTATCAGAGACTGCAGACATGGACTCGTGCAGTGACAGCACTCCCATCGATATTTCTGAAAGAGATTCTGAGGATGAAACTCAGACAGTCGTGGAGTACGAGGGGCCAGAGACTGAAGGAGAATCTCCTCCTCCCACTCTTGATGCTGGTCATTCAGAGCTAGTACCAGAcaggacagaagaggaggagctgaatgGAGACTTACGAGAAGCTGAGGGTTTAGTTGAACCAGACAGCTCTCCAAATGACAAAATCAATGATGCATCAGACACTGAAAAGAGTCCTTTGGAAGCTGTAGTTCAGTCCGAAGGTTTAGatgaagaacaaaacaagacGTCAGAGTTTGCAGAGCTGACTGATGAATCACACGCTGAACTGTCTTCTGCAACAGAAGAGATCAACACGATTGACATGTTGGATTCACCAGATTCTCCAAAAGAAGGTACTGAAATCAGTTCCTCTATCAAACAGGACCACAATACCGAAGAGTCCGTCGTTGAAGAAGATCCAGAACGTACAGACATTGATGACGATCAACAAAGTGAGACGCACTTCTGCCCTCTGATGGAGCAACAGCATGAACCCCTGAAAGACAAGTCTGAGGATTATCAGAGGTCCGAGGTATCATCTGAACTCACACTGCTGGACAGTGATGACGAGGGTGATGTAGACGAAGAAGGACAGTCTTTTGATTTTGATGAATTAGAGATGGAAGACGCCGTCGCAATGAATCTGCCGGAAAATCCCAAACAGATAGCAATAGTAGAGGGTGTTGAAATCTTGTCAAAGGAAAGCCACAAGGGAAGTTTAGATCTGTCCCAAAGCAATATTGATTTAATGGAAAATACTGATCCAGGTGAGGGAGGTCACCGAGTAGATAAGCGACATGAAGAGTCGGACGCTGTAAGCCAAGACACCCAAAACTCTTGGGTTCACGGGGATGCTTCCTCTGAAAATCTGGTAGAGGAGCAGGTGAACATTCTGGAAGAAGTAGGCGTAACAGAGGAGCCCAGGCGTGTTACAGAGAAAGGAAAGGTATTAAAAGTTGGCGTTGTTTCAGAGAAACTTAACCAGGCCATGTCTCTACCTTTAGAGGAAGGATTAGATGCTGTTCAGCATGAGTTAAAGGAAGACGATTCAGTTTCACTCAAGAGTTGGGACCTAGTGTCCAGCAACACAGAGTCAGTGCAGACAGGCAGAAATTCAAGGAAGGGCAGCAAGAAAGGCAAAGGCAAGGGCAAAGAGGACTGTAAGATGTCATAG